Proteins found in one Bremerella volcania genomic segment:
- a CDS encoding RNA polymerase sigma factor: MGTLYHLLGNMDDAHDALQETFIKCWRNREQLPEIENVRAWIFRIAVNTGRDMRMTAWRRKRQALGDQQQDVPSKEATPEHYAHRSEQMERLRIAVSELRDEEREVFLLRQNGDLTYEAIADALSIPLGTVKTRMRMALSHLREHLAPQESPRKNPL; the protein is encoded by the coding sequence TTGGGCACGCTGTACCACCTTTTGGGCAACATGGACGACGCCCACGATGCCCTCCAAGAGACCTTTATCAAGTGTTGGCGAAACCGAGAGCAATTACCCGAAATAGAGAATGTCAGGGCGTGGATTTTCCGCATTGCCGTGAATACGGGTCGCGACATGCGGATGACAGCCTGGCGACGCAAACGCCAAGCGCTGGGTGACCAGCAGCAGGACGTCCCCAGCAAAGAAGCGACTCCGGAGCACTACGCCCACAGGTCCGAGCAAATGGAACGTTTACGGATTGCCGTATCAGAGCTCCGGGACGAAGAACGGGAGGTCTTCCTGCTTCGTCAGAACGGAGACCTTACGTACGAAGCAATCGCCGATGCGCTATCCATTCCGCTAGGAACCGTCAAGACGCGCATGCGAATGGCCCTTTCGCACTTGCGAGAACACCTGGCCCCCCAAGAGTCACCACGAAAGAATCCTTTGTAA
- a CDS encoding sigma-70 family RNA polymerase sigma factor gives MWPETDKTQQLLQGARDGDASARDALLQRHRDSLRRMIEMRLDKRIQQRVDASDIVQEVLVDANRRLADYLENPKMPFHLWLRHMAKDRIIDAHRRHRVSGKRSVDREQNMNVGFNMDQSSVDLAAQLCDQNTTPGAAATMQELHIRFQDAIEQLDDQDREVVIMRHFEQLSNQDVAAALDLTPAAASMRYLRAIRRLRALLGPTAVDE, from the coding sequence ATGTGGCCCGAAACTGACAAAACACAGCAGCTGCTTCAAGGTGCCCGAGACGGGGATGCTTCCGCGCGAGATGCCTTGCTGCAGCGCCATCGCGATTCGCTGCGACGAATGATCGAAATGCGCCTGGATAAGCGTATCCAGCAGCGCGTTGACGCCAGTGACATTGTCCAAGAGGTGTTGGTCGATGCCAATCGTCGACTGGCCGATTATCTTGAAAACCCGAAAATGCCATTTCATTTGTGGCTGCGGCACATGGCCAAGGATCGAATTATCGATGCCCACCGCCGTCACCGGGTCAGCGGAAAACGAAGTGTCGACCGCGAACAAAATATGAACGTCGGATTCAATATGGATCAGTCGTCGGTCGATCTGGCTGCCCAGTTGTGCGATCAAAACACAACGCCAGGGGCTGCGGCCACCATGCAGGAACTGCACATCCGCTTCCAAGACGCGATCGAACAGCTGGACGATCAGGATCGCGAAGTCGTCATCATGCGGCACTTCGAGCAGCTCTCCAATCAGGACGTGGCCGCCGCCCTCGACTTGACTCCGGCCGCGGCCAGCATGCGTTACCTGCGGGCCATTCGTCGCCTGCGAGCTTTATTGGGGCCGACCGCCGTCGACGAATAA
- a CDS encoding serine/threonine protein kinase has product MATDRDQIDEQLAELLDDLTQRVQRGEAVDLEQVTQKYPHLAEDLKEVWGAVMLADAVALNVSITSPGSGEEPIPEKLSQLKLPLRFGDYELIEEIGRGGMGVVYRARQVSLNRIVAVKMILKAQLASEDELSRFLSEAESAARLSHPGIVPVYEVGQRDGRYYFSMKYIEGETLSQRLARGPMPAKEAARMMRIISSAVHEAHQHGILHRDLKPSNILIDKNGSPVVTDFGLAKQVTSDVDSITRSGAIIGTPAFMAPEQASGDRGAVGVTSDVYGLGTILFAMITGQPPFQGRTPVDVLLKVLEQDPPMPHEVNPKVDRDLEMITLRCLQKPMDLRYPNAQMLCDDFEAYLNDEAISARSGQFFQVVSRMFRETHNAQVLENWGLLWMWHSLVLFVCCVATQMLQWNNDGHRWHYIAIWTVISGIWAACFWYLRRRMGPVTFVERQIAHVWGAGMIGVACLFPIEWLLGLKPLELSPLLAVISGMVFLIKGGILTGWFYFQALALFACSVPMALYPGVAHIIFGIVSAASFFIPGLQYYRQRLRVQRERPFAPAGSTFGE; this is encoded by the coding sequence ATGGCCACCGACCGGGATCAAATCGACGAACAGCTGGCCGAACTGCTCGATGATTTGACCCAGCGCGTGCAGCGTGGCGAAGCCGTCGACTTGGAACAGGTCACCCAGAAATATCCCCACCTGGCCGAGGATCTGAAAGAAGTCTGGGGCGCGGTCATGCTGGCCGACGCGGTCGCGCTCAACGTTTCGATCACCAGCCCCGGCTCCGGCGAAGAACCGATCCCCGAGAAGCTCTCGCAGCTAAAACTGCCGCTACGTTTTGGCGACTACGAACTGATCGAGGAAATCGGTCGCGGTGGGATGGGGGTCGTTTACCGAGCCCGACAGGTGAGTCTCAACCGCATCGTGGCCGTGAAGATGATCCTCAAGGCGCAGCTCGCCTCGGAGGACGAACTGAGTCGCTTTCTGTCTGAAGCCGAGTCGGCCGCACGACTCAGCCACCCTGGAATTGTCCCGGTGTACGAAGTGGGGCAGCGCGACGGGCGATATTACTTCAGCATGAAGTACATCGAAGGAGAAACGCTTTCGCAGCGTCTGGCCCGCGGTCCGATGCCGGCGAAGGAAGCCGCGCGCATGATGCGGATCATTTCCAGCGCCGTCCACGAAGCCCATCAGCACGGCATTTTGCACCGTGATCTGAAGCCTTCGAACATCTTGATCGATAAGAATGGCAGCCCGGTGGTGACCGACTTTGGCCTGGCCAAGCAGGTCACCAGCGATGTCGACAGCATCACACGGAGCGGGGCGATCATCGGTACGCCGGCGTTCATGGCCCCGGAACAGGCCAGCGGCGATCGCGGGGCGGTTGGCGTTACCAGCGACGTTTATGGCCTGGGCACGATCCTGTTCGCCATGATCACAGGGCAGCCTCCTTTCCAGGGAAGAACGCCGGTCGATGTGCTGCTGAAGGTGCTCGAGCAAGACCCTCCGATGCCGCATGAGGTAAACCCGAAGGTCGACCGCGATTTAGAGATGATCACGCTCCGTTGTTTGCAAAAGCCGATGGACCTGCGTTATCCCAACGCGCAGATGCTTTGCGACGACTTCGAGGCTTACTTGAACGATGAGGCGATCTCGGCCCGCAGTGGTCAGTTCTTTCAGGTCGTTTCCCGAATGTTTCGCGAGACGCACAACGCCCAGGTTCTTGAGAACTGGGGTCTGTTGTGGATGTGGCACAGCCTGGTGCTTTTCGTCTGCTGCGTGGCGACCCAGATGCTGCAGTGGAACAATGACGGTCATCGCTGGCACTACATTGCCATCTGGACGGTCATCTCCGGAATCTGGGCTGCCTGCTTCTGGTACCTGCGAAGACGCATGGGGCCAGTCACGTTCGTGGAACGTCAGATCGCGCACGTGTGGGGCGCAGGCATGATCGGGGTGGCGTGTCTCTTTCCGATCGAATGGCTGTTAGGGCTCAAGCCGCTGGAACTGTCGCCGCTGTTGGCGGTCATTTCGGGAATGGTCTTCCTCATCAAGGGAGGCATTCTGACCGGGTGGTTTTACTTTCAGGCGTTGGCCCTGTTCGCGTGCAGCGTACCAATGGCTTTGTATCCAGGCGTTGCGCACATCATTTTTGGCATCGTATCGGCCGCCAGCTTCTTCATCCCGGGCTTGCAGTATTACCGGCAACGTCTTCGCGTGCAGCGCGAACGTCCTTTCGCCCCGGCTGGTTCTACTTTTGGAGAATGA
- the hemP gene encoding hemin uptake protein HemP, translated as MNTSDQDQKTPTSDPAPLLKRTIQSEEIMAGEKEVWIQHGDAIYRLCETKSGKLILQK; from the coding sequence ATGAATACCTCGGACCAAGATCAAAAGACACCGACCAGCGATCCTGCCCCCCTGTTGAAACGCACCATCCAATCCGAAGAGATCATGGCCGGTGAGAAAGAAGTTTGGATCCAGCACGGCGATGCGATTTATCGCTTGTGCGAAACCAAGTCCGGAAAGCTCATTCTCCAAAAGTAG
- a CDS encoding DUF695 domain-containing protein has translation MSDDWNAYLTQIEDSIASVLLDMGIVSDAPDPQRTWLVRVFIPLQDPDPYGMTTNEEFTAIQPLEEGIVDAIEQGLGAVHVGCLTHDGRREVAFYSPTFEGVDVALAPVMQKHATYQLRSSYQEDADWGFYFEILYPSEYEYQSMQNSSVLHNLIEAGDSLEQERPVSHWAYFPSEQARAQFIASVQEKGFQIEQEIQSDEQEQSNPFGVQLERVDHVDQASIDQVTIELLELAHSLEGSYDGWETMVITDE, from the coding sequence GTGTCAGACGACTGGAACGCATATCTCACGCAGATTGAAGACTCGATTGCTTCAGTTCTTTTGGACATGGGCATCGTCTCGGATGCACCTGATCCGCAGCGAACGTGGCTCGTCCGGGTATTCATTCCGCTTCAGGATCCCGATCCGTACGGGATGACCACCAACGAAGAGTTCACGGCGATTCAACCGTTGGAAGAGGGGATCGTCGATGCGATCGAACAAGGTCTCGGCGCCGTGCATGTCGGCTGCCTGACGCACGACGGACGCCGTGAGGTTGCTTTCTACAGCCCGACCTTCGAAGGAGTCGACGTGGCATTGGCTCCAGTCATGCAAAAGCATGCCACCTATCAGCTGAGAAGCAGTTACCAGGAGGATGCCGATTGGGGTTTCTACTTTGAGATCTTGTACCCATCGGAGTACGAATATCAATCGATGCAAAACAGTTCCGTCCTGCATAACCTGATCGAAGCGGGCGACTCGCTCGAGCAGGAACGTCCTGTGTCGCATTGGGCTTATTTTCCCAGTGAACAGGCACGAGCCCAATTCATCGCCTCCGTTCAGGAAAAGGGCTTTCAGATCGAACAAGAGATCCAGAGTGATGAACAGGAACAATCCAACCCATTCGGCGTGCAACTCGAGCGAGTTGACCATGTCGACCAGGCCTCGATCGACCAGGTCACCATCGAACTCTTAGAACTGGCCCATTCGCTGGAAGGCAGCTACGACGGCTGGGAAACGATGGTCATTACCGACGAGTAA
- a CDS encoding glutamine amidotransferase → MSYWYLQPLGESYLLVGILVFALVALLVLRPQFQGLTPKRHWILTGLRFAVILLIALTLLRPTWVRTIKETQKSLLVLMFDSSRSMTVPDAADGIPRWEAQKQTLQRLAPELSALGDDIDVAIYQFDENATRLESINGQVQLPPGPDGRFTDIGTSISQVMQQNIGKKLAGVILLSDGAQRVYSPQVEMQQAARDLARLETPLHTVTYGKAIDPSQARDVAVETLADHYTVFVKNELAIKTSVRIQGMANLPVPVQLILEDAQGQKTIVETQEITTPKVQETVDVIFRYTPQTSGQFKLSIVVPDQDGELVTKNNGLSAYLNVLEGGLKLLYLEGRTVDRPEQKWLRQVVAESADMELDFRWIDRRRRDQWPVNLTEEIEKGKYDVFIIGDVDSSALSPETLELLAKQVEDGKGLIMLGGFHSFGAGGYQATIFQNVLPVEMSRFDRQDFDAPIRTDMHVPGPITIVATENHFLSSLGTDSEGVPAFTSVPALSGANKVTGPTRRGMTILESQSGQPLLVAGEYGLGRTLAFTADSTWRWVMAGKSDIHKRFWRQIILWLAKKDGIETRDVWVQLGQRRYVPGAPIQFTAGANSQSGDPLRGVTFESTLIAPDGSRTLLRTLPGDGVIEGSLDAGQAVGDYTIEVVAKQNDAAVGTGLGRFFVYDQDLELSDPSARPSQLAALSAITQEVGGRTWTPEELPQLLDQIKNRPPETEVEVQTKWTWPESSRDSWINLLLIIGLLGWEWYLRKRWSMV, encoded by the coding sequence ATGTCGTACTGGTACCTGCAACCTTTGGGCGAGAGCTATCTCTTGGTGGGGATATTGGTCTTCGCGCTAGTTGCGCTGTTGGTACTGCGGCCTCAGTTTCAAGGGCTGACCCCCAAGCGGCACTGGATCCTTACCGGGCTTCGCTTCGCGGTGATCCTGCTGATTGCCTTGACGCTGCTTCGCCCGACGTGGGTTCGGACGATCAAAGAAACACAGAAATCGTTACTGGTGCTGATGTTCGACTCGAGCCGCAGCATGACGGTGCCTGACGCCGCTGACGGCATCCCGCGGTGGGAAGCTCAGAAACAAACACTCCAGCGGTTGGCCCCTGAACTCAGCGCTTTAGGGGATGACATCGACGTAGCGATCTACCAGTTCGACGAAAACGCCACGCGGCTGGAATCCATCAATGGGCAAGTTCAGTTGCCCCCTGGCCCCGACGGACGCTTCACCGACATCGGTACTTCCATCTCGCAGGTCATGCAGCAAAACATCGGCAAGAAGCTGGCCGGCGTCATCCTGCTTTCTGATGGTGCCCAACGGGTTTACTCGCCCCAGGTCGAAATGCAGCAGGCAGCACGCGACCTGGCACGACTGGAAACGCCCCTGCATACCGTCACCTATGGCAAGGCGATCGATCCCTCCCAGGCCCGCGACGTCGCCGTCGAAACGTTGGCCGACCACTACACCGTCTTCGTTAAGAACGAACTGGCGATCAAGACTTCGGTTCGCATTCAAGGAATGGCCAACCTGCCGGTACCGGTACAACTGATCCTGGAAGACGCCCAGGGCCAGAAGACGATCGTCGAGACGCAGGAGATCACCACGCCGAAGGTGCAGGAAACGGTCGACGTCATCTTCCGCTACACTCCGCAAACTTCAGGGCAGTTCAAACTGAGCATCGTGGTGCCCGACCAAGACGGCGAACTGGTCACCAAAAACAATGGGTTGAGCGCCTACCTGAATGTCCTGGAAGGTGGCCTCAAGCTGTTGTACCTGGAAGGGCGCACGGTCGACCGTCCGGAGCAAAAGTGGCTGCGACAGGTCGTCGCCGAGTCGGCCGACATGGAACTCGACTTCCGCTGGATCGATCGGCGACGGCGCGATCAATGGCCCGTGAATCTGACCGAAGAGATCGAGAAAGGAAAGTACGACGTCTTCATCATCGGCGACGTCGACTCGTCGGCGCTCAGCCCTGAAACGCTCGAACTACTGGCCAAGCAGGTTGAAGATGGCAAAGGCCTGATCATGCTCGGCGGGTTTCATTCCTTCGGGGCCGGCGGCTACCAGGCAACGATCTTTCAAAACGTGCTGCCTGTCGAAATGAGCCGCTTCGACCGGCAGGACTTCGATGCCCCGATCCGCACCGACATGCACGTGCCAGGGCCGATCACGATCGTCGCCACCGAGAACCACTTCCTCTCTTCGCTTGGCACCGATAGCGAGGGGGTGCCAGCGTTTACCTCGGTACCGGCACTTTCCGGGGCGAACAAAGTCACCGGTCCGACGCGGCGCGGGATGACGATTCTTGAATCGCAAAGTGGTCAGCCCCTTTTGGTGGCTGGCGAATATGGTCTCGGCAGGACGCTGGCCTTCACCGCCGATAGCACCTGGCGGTGGGTCATGGCCGGCAAGAGTGACATCCACAAGCGTTTCTGGCGGCAAATCATTTTGTGGCTGGCCAAGAAGGATGGAATCGAAACTCGCGACGTCTGGGTGCAACTGGGGCAGCGGCGTTATGTGCCTGGGGCACCCATCCAGTTCACCGCCGGTGCCAACTCGCAGAGTGGTGATCCCCTGCGCGGCGTGACGTTCGAATCGACGCTGATCGCCCCGGACGGGAGTCGCACGCTCTTGCGGACGCTTCCTGGCGATGGCGTCATCGAAGGGAGCCTCGACGCTGGCCAGGCGGTGGGAGACTACACCATTGAAGTGGTCGCCAAGCAAAACGATGCCGCCGTCGGCACGGGCCTGGGACGTTTCTTTGTCTACGACCAGGATCTGGAACTGAGCGACCCATCGGCCCGGCCATCACAGTTGGCGGCACTATCGGCGATCACCCAAGAGGTCGGCGGGCGAACCTGGACACCGGAAGAACTGCCGCAGTTGCTCGATCAAATCAAGAACCGTCCGCCGGAAACGGAAGTCGAGGTACAAACCAAATGGACGTGGCCAGAGTCGTCACGCGATAGCTGGATCAATCTGCTGCTGATCATCGGTCTGCTCGGCTGGGAGTGGTATCTCAGAAAACGATGGAGCATGGTCTGA
- a CDS encoding vWA domain-containing protein — protein sequence MQFANVGLLLGGLLVAVPIILHLVMRQQPKQLEFPALRFVRQRSVQNTRRLQLKHWVLLALRCLAVLALVIALARPGVASAALGRWVLSGSLGVILLIGVFVTLAAWLAGSSRTLAYILTGITALIGVSALVSALMAMSSSSGPIVGEQEAPVAAVIICDTSPRMLYRHQNQTRLEKAQELGMWLTSQLPEDSQMAVLDQRTQSTIFAPDRGAARQALQRLEIAVGGQSLIELTQNALEMLQSNELARKEIYILTDLAAPAWDANQAQRLKAALAEQPDIPLYIVDVGADDVQNVAISDLVLSAESTPENHDVTLQVEVVSDGSSQVETLEMFVEEVDDKLPIVENGELIVPTATRRNRQTIELADDQPRSVSFRLTGLEAGTHHGWIQLVGEDGLGADNKRWFTIEARTPWSMLVVKSDKAISDRLVDALAPPSYRESGRAAFKIDVISQSELTPAKMEEYQAIALLDPAPMPDATWQALSSYVSRGGGLMLLLGRAAVKDEFNSEAPQSVLPGKLSRQWRAGNREWFLAPTDYQHAVLSPFRGSGASVPWRDYPIDRFWSFDDMDEDVNPIVLYSNAVPALIEQRIGDGLVLTLTTSVSDPRGDSWNKLFTGLDTWPFFVLWNQMARYVVQGGDDHFNYTAGEVATLKTEPGNETATHLLFTPNGIDPQEVVPDSGTITIPFTSSLGTYRVRPLGGGKSMGFSVNLPPYATRMDKLTEADLDELFGPGRYRLARQQEQIVREQGKARLGVPLFPWLMLIVVIVFGLENVLANRFYRQAPSET from the coding sequence ATGCAGTTCGCCAACGTCGGCCTGCTGCTGGGAGGCCTGCTCGTGGCCGTGCCCATCATCTTGCACTTGGTGATGCGGCAGCAGCCGAAACAACTGGAATTCCCTGCCCTGCGTTTCGTCCGACAACGCAGCGTCCAAAATACGCGCCGTCTGCAACTGAAGCACTGGGTACTCTTGGCCCTGCGGTGCCTGGCCGTGCTGGCGTTGGTGATCGCCCTGGCCCGCCCTGGGGTTGCCTCGGCAGCGCTGGGCCGCTGGGTGCTTTCCGGCTCGCTCGGTGTGATTCTACTGATTGGCGTCTTCGTCACCCTGGCCGCCTGGCTGGCCGGCAGTAGCCGCACGCTGGCCTATATCCTGACCGGCATTACGGCGCTTATTGGCGTTAGTGCATTGGTCTCGGCGCTGATGGCGATGTCCAGCAGTTCCGGGCCGATCGTAGGCGAACAGGAAGCACCCGTCGCCGCCGTGATCATCTGCGATACATCACCGCGAATGCTCTACCGCCATCAGAATCAAACGCGACTGGAGAAAGCTCAAGAGCTGGGGATGTGGCTCACCTCGCAGCTGCCGGAAGACAGCCAGATGGCCGTGCTCGATCAGCGTACCCAATCGACGATCTTCGCCCCTGACCGGGGAGCCGCCCGTCAGGCACTGCAGCGACTGGAAATCGCCGTCGGCGGACAATCGCTGATCGAGTTGACGCAGAACGCGCTCGAGATGCTCCAAAGCAATGAACTGGCCCGCAAAGAGATCTATATCCTTACCGACCTGGCCGCCCCGGCCTGGGATGCCAATCAGGCCCAGCGATTGAAAGCGGCACTTGCCGAGCAGCCCGACATTCCACTCTATATCGTCGACGTCGGTGCCGACGACGTGCAGAACGTCGCGATCAGCGACCTGGTGCTTTCCGCCGAGAGCACGCCAGAGAACCACGACGTCACGCTGCAGGTCGAAGTCGTCTCCGATGGAAGCAGCCAGGTCGAGACGCTGGAAATGTTCGTGGAAGAAGTCGACGACAAGTTACCGATCGTCGAGAACGGCGAGCTGATCGTCCCTACGGCAACCCGTCGCAATCGTCAAACGATCGAGCTGGCCGACGACCAGCCGCGTAGCGTGAGCTTCCGACTGACCGGCCTGGAAGCTGGCACGCATCACGGCTGGATTCAGTTGGTCGGCGAGGATGGCCTGGGGGCCGATAACAAGCGTTGGTTTACGATCGAAGCGCGAACGCCGTGGTCAATGCTGGTCGTCAAATCGGACAAAGCGATCAGTGACCGCCTGGTCGATGCGCTCGCACCACCCAGTTACCGCGAGTCAGGCCGAGCAGCGTTTAAGATCGACGTCATTTCGCAAAGCGAACTGACGCCAGCCAAAATGGAAGAGTATCAAGCGATTGCCCTGTTGGACCCGGCACCGATGCCTGACGCCACGTGGCAGGCTCTTTCCAGCTACGTGAGCCGGGGTGGAGGGCTGATGCTGCTGCTGGGTCGCGCGGCCGTCAAAGACGAATTCAACTCCGAGGCCCCGCAAAGCGTTCTGCCAGGGAAACTATCCAGGCAATGGCGAGCCGGCAATCGCGAGTGGTTTCTGGCCCCGACCGACTACCAGCACGCCGTCCTTTCTCCCTTCCGCGGAAGCGGCGCGTCGGTCCCTTGGCGAGACTACCCGATCGATCGCTTCTGGTCGTTCGATGACATGGACGAAGACGTCAACCCGATCGTCCTCTACAGCAACGCGGTACCCGCGTTGATCGAGCAGCGGATCGGGGATGGTCTTGTTTTGACGCTGACGACCTCGGTCTCAGACCCACGCGGCGACTCGTGGAACAAGCTGTTCACCGGGCTCGATACGTGGCCCTTTTTCGTGCTGTGGAATCAAATGGCCCGCTACGTCGTGCAAGGCGGCGACGATCACTTCAACTATACCGCCGGCGAAGTGGCAACTTTGAAAACGGAACCCGGCAACGAGACAGCAACCCACCTGCTATTCACCCCCAATGGCATTGATCCACAGGAAGTCGTTCCCGATTCCGGCACGATCACGATTCCCTTTACCAGCAGCCTGGGCACGTATCGCGTGCGTCCGTTGGGTGGCGGCAAGTCGATGGGCTTCAGCGTCAATCTGCCCCCCTATGCCACACGCATGGATAAGTTGACCGAAGCCGATTTGGATGAACTGTTCGGCCCTGGCCGCTACCGTTTAGCCCGCCAGCAGGAACAGATCGTCCGCGAACAAGGCAAGGCCCGCCTCGGCGTCCCGCTGTTCCCGTGGCTGATGCTGATCGTCGTGATCGTCTTCGGCCTGGAAAATGTTTTGGCCAATCGTTTTTACCGGCAAGCACCTAGCGAAACTTAA
- a CDS encoding DUF58 domain-containing protein translates to MTTAESYLKPEVIRQISRLDLRAQFVVKGFLQGLHASPYHGFSVEFSEHRRYEQGDDPKDIDWLVYAKTDRYYIKKFEAETNITGYLAMDLSRSMAYTYRQEMTKFDYAISLAAALCYLMVHQQDPVGLVTFDTKIRASLPPKSKRKQLGDVLSLLANLKPTGETDIAHSLSQLAAMLKHRSVVMIFSDLLADPDEVMRAIYQLRHRNHDVILFHVLDEAEVTFPFDGMVELEDPETKERMKVDASNYRKDYQKEIAAFRDKYRQDCFQAGVDYVELDTSMQFDKALTEYLISRQSRF, encoded by the coding sequence TTGACCACAGCCGAAAGTTATCTGAAGCCTGAGGTGATCCGCCAGATCTCGCGGTTAGACCTGCGCGCTCAGTTCGTGGTCAAAGGGTTTCTGCAAGGTTTGCATGCCAGCCCCTACCATGGGTTCTCGGTCGAGTTCAGCGAGCACCGCCGCTACGAACAGGGAGACGACCCGAAGGACATCGACTGGCTGGTCTACGCCAAGACCGACCGCTATTACATCAAAAAGTTTGAAGCGGAAACGAACATCACCGGCTACCTGGCAATGGATCTGAGCCGTTCGATGGCGTACACCTATCGCCAGGAGATGACCAAGTTCGACTACGCGATCAGCCTGGCCGCCGCGCTGTGTTACTTGATGGTCCACCAGCAAGATCCGGTCGGCCTGGTAACGTTTGATACCAAGATCCGCGCCAGCCTTCCGCCGAAGTCGAAGCGAAAACAATTGGGAGACGTCCTTTCGCTGCTGGCCAACTTGAAGCCGACCGGCGAGACCGATATCGCGCACAGCCTTTCGCAACTGGCCGCCATGCTCAAGCACCGCAGCGTGGTGATGATCTTTTCCGATTTACTCGCCGATCCGGACGAAGTGATGCGGGCCATCTACCAGCTGCGTCATCGCAATCACGACGTCATCTTGTTTCACGTTCTCGATGAAGCGGAAGTCACCTTTCCGTTTGACGGGATGGTCGAACTGGAAGACCCGGAAACGAAAGAGCGGATGAAGGTCGACGCCAGCAACTACCGCAAAGACTACCAGAAAGAGATTGCGGCCTTTCGCGACAAGTATCGCCAAGATTGTTTTCAGGCCGGGGTCGACTACGTGGAACTCGACACGAGCATGCAGTTCGACAAGGCCCTGACCGAGTACCTCATCAGCCGCCAATCAAGGTTTTGA
- a CDS encoding AAA family ATPase — MQQELQKVIVGQDEVIEQLFAAIFTRGHCLLEGVPGLAKTLMVSTLAKVLDMQFKRIQFTPDLMPSDITGTNVLEEDEDGRRNFRFVEGPVFTNILLADEINRTPPKTQASLLQAMQEREVTVGRETMDLPEPFFTIATQNPIEQEGTYPLPEAQLDRFMFNIIIDYPSLDEEEKILMATTRQERVEVRKVFSSRAILNIQKLVQSVAVSEYVIKYVARLVRATRPRDAETPAFIKELVDWGAGPRAGQNLINGGKAIAAMEGRFSVAIEDVKKIAIPVLRHRIGTNFQAQAEGMTNVDIIEKLLEEVPEPKIEKFER, encoded by the coding sequence ATGCAGCAGGAACTGCAGAAGGTGATCGTCGGTCAGGACGAAGTCATCGAACAATTGTTCGCGGCCATTTTTACGCGTGGGCACTGTTTACTGGAAGGGGTGCCTGGTCTGGCGAAGACGCTGATGGTGAGCACGCTGGCCAAAGTGCTCGACATGCAGTTCAAGCGAATTCAGTTCACGCCTGACCTGATGCCTTCCGACATCACTGGCACCAACGTGCTGGAAGAAGACGAAGATGGCCGCCGCAACTTCCGTTTCGTCGAAGGGCCAGTCTTCACCAACATTCTGCTGGCGGACGAAATCAACCGTACACCACCCAAGACGCAGGCCTCGCTGCTGCAGGCGATGCAGGAACGCGAAGTGACCGTTGGCCGCGAAACGATGGACCTGCCGGAGCCCTTCTTCACCATCGCCACGCAAAACCCGATCGAGCAGGAAGGAACCTACCCACTGCCGGAAGCCCAGCTCGACCGGTTCATGTTCAACATCATCATCGATTACCCTTCGCTCGACGAGGAAGAAAAGATCCTCATGGCCACCACGCGGCAAGAGCGCGTCGAAGTCCGCAAGGTGTTCAGCAGCCGGGCGATCCTCAACATTCAAAAGCTGGTCCAGTCGGTCGCCGTCAGCGAGTACGTCATCAAGTACGTCGCTCGGCTCGTGCGTGCGACGCGTCCTCGCGATGCCGAAACTCCTGCGTTCATCAAGGAACTGGTCGACTGGGGTGCCGGTCCGCGTGCCGGCCAGAACCTGATTAACGGCGGCAAGGCGATCGCCGCCATGGAAGGTCGCTTCTCGGTCGCGATTGAAGACGTGAAGAAGATCGCCATCCCCGTGCTGCGGCATCGTATCGGCACGAACTTCCAAGCCCAAGCCGAAGGGATGACCAACGTCGACATCATCGAAAAGCTGCTCGAAGAAGTTCCGGAACCCAAGATCGAAAAGTTTGAACGTTGA